From a single Cyclobacterium marinum DSM 745 genomic region:
- a CDS encoding DUF1801 domain-containing protein, translating into MNSKATSVEAYLEEIPDERKEAFNKLRQTILSNLPEGFEETMSYGMIGYVVPHSAYPAGYHCNPKLPLPFVNIANQKNYLALYHSCIYADSELMRWFKEEFPKHSKAKLDMGKSCIRLKKMDQIPFDLIGELITKVSMQEWINTYENSIKK; encoded by the coding sequence ATGAACAGCAAAGCCACCTCAGTTGAAGCCTATCTTGAAGAAATTCCTGACGAAAGAAAAGAAGCTTTTAATAAATTAAGGCAAACGATACTTTCAAACCTACCTGAAGGGTTTGAAGAGACCATGAGTTATGGCATGATTGGCTATGTAGTCCCTCACTCTGCATATCCTGCAGGTTACCATTGCAATCCAAAACTCCCCTTACCGTTTGTAAATATCGCCAATCAAAAAAACTACTTGGCTTTGTATCATTCCTGCATTTATGCTGACAGTGAACTAATGCGCTGGTTTAAAGAGGAATTCCCAAAACACAGTAAGGCCAAATTAGATATGGGTAAAAGCTGTATCCGTTTAAAAAAAATGGATCAAATCCCCTTTGATTTGATAGGTGAATTAATTACAAAAGTGAGTATGCAAGAATGGATCAACACTTACGAAAATAGCATAAAAAAATAG
- the gap gene encoding type I glyceraldehyde-3-phosphate dehydrogenase, translating to MEKIKVGINGFGRIGRLVFRAAQEREDVQIVGINDLIDVDYMAYMLKYDSTHGPFKGDVEVKDGQLVVNGNAIRVTSERNPADLKWSEIGAEYVVESTGLFLTKEKAQGHIDAGAKKVVMSAPSKDDTPMIVMGVNEGTYTSDMVFVSNASCTTNCLAPLAKVVNDNWGIEEGLMTTVHATTATQKTVDGPSMKDWRGGRGAGQNIIPSSTGAAKAVGKVIPELNGKLTGMSFRVPTPDVSVVDLTVRLSKGATYEEICAKMKEAADGELKGIMGYTEDAVVSNDFIGDARTSIFDAGAGIQLNDKFVKLVAWYDNEWGYSNKVVDLLEYIAKK from the coding sequence ATGGAAAAAATTAAAGTAGGTATCAATGGATTCGGTAGGATAGGAAGACTCGTATTCCGTGCTGCACAAGAAAGAGAAGATGTTCAAATTGTGGGCATCAACGACTTAATTGATGTAGATTATATGGCCTACATGCTAAAATATGATTCAACTCACGGCCCTTTCAAAGGTGATGTTGAAGTTAAAGATGGCCAGTTAGTCGTAAATGGGAATGCTATCAGAGTAACTTCTGAAAGAAATCCTGCGGATTTGAAATGGTCTGAAATAGGCGCAGAGTATGTCGTAGAATCTACCGGTTTATTTTTAACCAAAGAAAAAGCTCAAGGTCATATTGATGCCGGTGCCAAGAAAGTAGTGATGTCAGCTCCTTCAAAAGACGATACCCCAATGATCGTTATGGGAGTAAATGAAGGTACTTACACTTCTGATATGGTATTTGTTTCAAATGCTTCTTGTACCACTAACTGTCTAGCACCTTTAGCTAAAGTTGTGAATGACAACTGGGGTATTGAAGAAGGTCTAATGACTACTGTTCATGCCACCACTGCTACTCAAAAAACTGTTGATGGACCTTCAATGAAGGACTGGAGAGGTGGAAGAGGAGCCGGTCAAAACATTATCCCTTCCTCTACCGGAGCTGCTAAAGCCGTAGGTAAAGTAATTCCTGAATTGAACGGAAAACTTACAGGTATGTCTTTCAGGGTTCCGACTCCTGATGTTTCTGTAGTAGATCTTACTGTAAGGCTTTCAAAAGGCGCTACTTACGAAGAGATTTGTGCTAAAATGAAGGAAGCAGCTGATGGTGAGTTAAAAGGAATTATGGGATATACTGAAGATGCAGTAGTCTCTAATGATTTCATTGGTGATGCAAGAACTTCAATTTTCGATGCAGGTGCCGGAATCCAATTGAACGATAAGTTTGTTAAGTTGGTCGCTTGGTATGACAACGAATGGGGTTATTCTAATAAAGTTGTTGACTTGTTGGAATACATCGCTAAAAAATAA
- a CDS encoding bile acid:sodium symporter family protein, with the protein MEELDQMQINFGEDSLFLMNLSLAVIMFGVALEIKLTDFKYLWSHPKSFILGITSQFLLLPFLTWVLILLIQPSPSVALGMFLVAACPGGNISNFLTNYARGNSALSVSLTAFATLSSIVLTPFNFALWSGLYSPSALLLKSISLNYSDVFETVALILGIPLMLGIYVNKRKPFLAEKMASLLKPISVVIFISIVIIAFYSNFDLFIRVIGWVFGLVLMHNLVALGSGFSLSKIFGLNLEDTKTLTIETGIQNSGLALVLIFNYFDGLGGMSIIAGWWGIWHIVSGLTIASLWKKYNYVAKVV; encoded by the coding sequence ATGGAAGAATTAGATCAAATGCAGATCAATTTTGGAGAGGATTCTTTATTTCTAATGAACTTATCCTTAGCGGTAATCATGTTTGGCGTCGCTCTAGAAATTAAACTTACCGACTTCAAATACTTATGGTCACATCCCAAATCATTTATACTAGGCATTACCTCCCAATTTCTATTGCTCCCATTTCTAACCTGGGTTTTAATTCTGTTGATTCAACCAAGTCCCAGTGTAGCCCTAGGCATGTTTTTAGTGGCAGCTTGTCCCGGTGGAAACATTTCAAATTTTCTTACCAATTATGCACGTGGCAACAGCGCACTCTCGGTTAGTCTTACGGCTTTTGCCACATTAAGTTCTATAGTGCTCACTCCCTTTAATTTCGCATTATGGTCAGGGCTTTATTCTCCTTCTGCGCTCTTACTAAAAAGTATCAGCTTAAATTACAGCGATGTCTTTGAAACCGTAGCACTTATCCTTGGCATTCCATTGATGTTAGGCATCTATGTGAATAAAAGAAAACCATTTCTTGCTGAAAAAATGGCAAGCTTACTAAAACCAATTAGCGTAGTAATCTTTATAAGCATTGTCATAATTGCATTTTATAGCAATTTCGATCTTTTTATTAGAGTAATTGGATGGGTTTTTGGATTGGTTTTGATGCATAACCTTGTAGCCTTAGGTTCAGGTTTTAGTTTGTCAAAAATTTTTGGTTTAAATCTAGAAGACACCAAAACCCTAACCATTGAAACAGGAATCCAGAATTCAGGATTAGCCCTGGTTTTAATTTTCAACTATTTCGACGGTTTAGGAGGAATGTCCATTATCGCAGGATGGTGGGGTATTTGGCACATCGTTTCAGGCCTGACTATCGCTAGCCTTTGGAAAAAATACAATTATGTGGCAAAGGTTGTTTAA
- a CDS encoding 1-acyl-sn-glycerol-3-phosphate acyltransferase: MWQRLFNTLLNRLVKTALWFYFSEIEVVGNWKSLKDKPTLIISNHQNALLDALLIATYIDLKPYFLARASVFKNPLIAKILAFIRMVPVYRIRDGFGTIIGNNKSFALCKSILKGNGKILIFPEGNHSLKRQVRPLSKGFTRIVTATLKDDPSFNLNILPIGINYQAHQKSGSKVLLEIGAPIPAKKYLGEERKLVNTSKEKLKSLTLHLPEKNYNDSIKHILQSGLDITKVRGQERLNSKGKLKSGYRWKNRLFKAFHFPLWLIWKWIKLKVKDRVFYGTIKFCIGLVGIPLYYLGLFILFSKFLSTTIAFLVILLLLLVLKINRNYYNINEEKLIKY; this comes from the coding sequence ATGTGGCAAAGGTTGTTTAATACCCTACTCAACAGGTTGGTGAAAACAGCCTTATGGTTTTATTTTTCAGAAATTGAAGTGGTTGGAAATTGGAAGTCTTTAAAAGACAAACCCACTTTAATTATTTCAAATCACCAAAATGCCTTATTGGATGCTTTATTGATCGCAACCTACATCGACCTAAAGCCTTATTTTCTTGCAAGAGCCTCTGTATTTAAAAACCCTCTAATTGCCAAAATTTTGGCCTTTATAAGAATGGTGCCTGTTTACAGGATCAGAGATGGATTTGGAACAATTATAGGAAATAATAAAAGTTTTGCCTTATGTAAATCTATCCTCAAAGGAAATGGGAAAATATTAATTTTTCCTGAAGGAAACCATAGCCTTAAACGCCAGGTTAGACCCCTTAGTAAAGGTTTTACAAGGATAGTAACTGCTACTTTGAAAGATGACCCCTCATTTAATTTAAATATACTTCCTATAGGTATAAACTACCAAGCCCACCAAAAATCAGGTTCAAAGGTTTTGCTAGAAATAGGTGCTCCAATACCGGCAAAGAAATATCTCGGAGAGGAAAGAAAATTAGTGAATACATCAAAAGAGAAATTAAAATCCCTAACATTACATTTGCCCGAAAAAAATTACAACGATTCCATAAAGCATATTCTACAATCCGGTTTGGACATCACAAAGGTCAGAGGACAAGAGAGATTAAATTCTAAAGGAAAATTAAAATCGGGCTACAGGTGGAAAAACCGGTTATTTAAAGCTTTTCATTTTCCCCTTTGGCTGATTTGGAAATGGATAAAACTCAAAGTGAAAGACAGGGTGTTTTATGGAACGATTAAATTTTGTATTGGACTAGTTGGAATTCCACTTTATTACCTCGGTTTATTTATTTTATTTTCAAAGTTTTTATCAACAACTATTGCGTTTCTTGTCATCTTACTTTTGTTATTGGTTCTAAAAATTAATAGGAATTATTACAACATTAATGAAGAAAAACTGATAAAATATTGA
- a CDS encoding carbonic anhydrase: MEYKRLLKNNKDWVQKKLGNDPDFFKKLTKEQKPLHLFIGCSDSRVTAEELLGADAGEVFVHRNIANLVPNNDNNSASVIEYAVGHLKVKHIIVCGHYLCGGIAAALESKDLGILNPWLRNIRDVYRLHFDELSAITDETQRYNRLVELNVQEQCINVVKMAVWQKSFLDNGGPIIHGVVFDIKTGNLIDLNIDVNKILKDVRNIYDLGS; this comes from the coding sequence ATGGAATATAAGCGGCTATTAAAAAACAATAAAGACTGGGTTCAAAAAAAACTGGGGAATGATCCCGATTTTTTCAAGAAACTTACCAAGGAGCAAAAACCTCTTCATTTATTTATTGGATGCAGCGACAGTAGGGTGACAGCAGAAGAACTTTTAGGTGCAGATGCGGGAGAAGTGTTCGTACATAGAAACATTGCCAATTTAGTACCCAACAACGACAATAATTCAGCCTCAGTTATTGAATATGCCGTAGGACACTTGAAAGTAAAACATATTATTGTATGTGGGCATTACTTGTGTGGGGGCATTGCTGCAGCCCTGGAGTCAAAGGACTTGGGAATATTAAACCCCTGGCTAAGAAATATAAGAGATGTATACCGCCTACATTTTGATGAATTAAGCGCCATTACCGATGAAACCCAAAGATACAATCGCTTGGTGGAACTAAATGTACAAGAACAGTGCATCAATGTTGTCAAGATGGCCGTATGGCAAAAAAGCTTCCTAGATAATGGTGGCCCAATTATTCATGGAGTAGTCTTTGACATCAAGACTGGGAACTTAATAGATCTAAATATTGATGTAAATAAGATATTGAAAGACGTAAGAAATATTTATGATCTAGGATCATAA